The Tripterygium wilfordii isolate XIE 37 chromosome 21, ASM1340144v1, whole genome shotgun sequence genome segment CCACATTTTTTTGATGGTTACAATTATGTAGGTTGGATGGGCACCATGTCGTATTTGGGAAGGTGATTTCTGGGATGGATGTCATTTACAAGATTGAAGCTGAAGGAAGTAAGAGTGGAATGCCTAAAAGCCAAGTGACCATATCAGATAGTGGTGAAATACCTTAGAAAGTACGTACCTTTTCTTTGACATTCATACAGATGATGTTAGACAGTTCTACAATTAATGTGTATTGATTTTGCTATATATTATCAATCATGGTTTTGTATTTGGATCAAAGGcagaattttttcaaaatttcagatgAATGGGCTATACATATATGGAAATCCCATTTGAAAATCAGACAAAATATGAAGGATAAGTAGAATGAATTTATGGAAGATTTTTCATTAAGAACACCATAATAGTTGGGTGTTTTCGTATTCACATCACTTCTAGCAAGAGCTCTAAATGCTACAACTAAACGTGCACGAACGGACTGAAGTAATTGAAATCTAGATCTACATACTACAAGAACAGAGAAatataggaaaaaaaacactacaTCAATGACACTATTCAGTCTCCTAACTCTCATCATCTCCACCTGATGCCTTGCCTGCAGCACCAGTCTTCCTGGGGAGAAGAAGGTTGTGGATGTTGGGCATCACACCACCATTGGCAATAGTCACGTCTCCAAGCAGCTTGCTCAATTCCTCATCGTTCCTCACTGCCAGCTGAATGTGGCGAGGCACTATACGCGTTTTCTTATTGTCTCTGGCAGCATTTCCAGCCAACTCAAGGACCTGTTCGATACACAAAATCAGAACACATCGAAGAACTCATGCTTCACAAACTCTATCAGAAAAATCCAACCAACCACAACCCTAATCTCACGTAGGGACAACACAAGCGTACACCTGTTAATTAACAAGGGCAAAATCACTGAATTTCATAGGAGAGACGcaattcaatttcaaacaagtCAAATTAAATTGATTTAATGGATTTGGAACCCCTAATTCGATGAGGATCTATCAGATCAAGTTCAAAATCTAAAATTTAACTGTGACACGATACACCCTGTTAAATTTAAAACACCAGAAGCAGTAAAACCCCAAATTGAACCGATTTCATCAATTCGGACCCCCAACTCAcggaaaaatagaagaaaacaaGTTCAAAACCAAAATTTCACTGTAATTAGGATCCAAAACCCATATCATTCAAGGAGAAACGAACCCAAAAACCACAATTTCCCACATTATTACGATGATTTCCAGATAAAATCCCCAAAACTCGAAACCCtagaattcaaaattcaaagagaTGCACAAGCACATGGAAACATTCGCCCATAGAGAAAGACAAATATTACCTCTGCAGCAAGGTATTCAAGTACGGCTGCGAGGTAAACAGGCGCTCCGGCACCAACACGCTCGGCGTACTTCCCGGCCTTCAGAAACCTCGCGATACGACCGACCGGAAATTGCAGACCTGCCTTGCTACTCCTCGAGGTGGCCTTCTTCGAGGCTCCAGATCCCAGAGTCTTCCCTCTGCCGGCCATTGAAACGCGAAAAAGctacagaagaagaagagaaactaCGAACGATCGCCTTGGAGAAGAAGCAAAAAACACAAGCAATATGTGAAAATAGTGCGTCGTTATTGTTGATCGTCAAGGGGATGCGATGACGAATATATAGGGAAGACGTGAAGGAGATGGACCAATAAGAGCGAAGTGACAGGATCGAGTGCCGTAGCGGTTGATTAAATTTGAATGGACGGTTAAGATTGAAGATTAGGTGCGTCACCGCTGCTAGTTGTCTGCGTAGCAGGGGTCCGGTATTCCGGTATTCTGGGTTTGGT includes the following:
- the LOC119989283 gene encoding histone H2A.6-like, giving the protein MAGRGKTLGSGASKKATSRSSKAGLQFPVGRIARFLKAGKYAERVGAGAPVYLAAVLEYLAAEVLELAGNAARDNKKTRIVPRHIQLAVRNDEELSKLLGDVTIANGGVMPNIHNLLLPRKTGAAGKASGGDDES